A region from the Chlamydiales bacterium genome encodes:
- the secG gene encoding preprotein translocase subunit SecG — protein MTFIYYTALFLFVALSALLCLVILVQESKSLGLGASFGGDPGDSLFGTSTAAVLKKFTAYLACIFVIGCITLSLWTSALGRSSVQAAPATIEEVQE, from the coding sequence ATGACATTTATCTACTACACCGCTCTTTTTCTATTCGTTGCGCTCTCTGCGCTGCTCTGCCTTGTAATTCTTGTGCAGGAGAGCAAGAGCTTAGGTCTTGGCGCTTCTTTTGGCGGAGATCCTGGAGACTCTCTCTTCGGAACATCAACCGCAGCTGTGCTCAAGAAGTTTACCGCTTATCTCGCTTGTATCTTCGTGATAGGTTGCATCACTCTCTCTCTTTGGACATCTGCTCTCGGTAGAAGCAGCGTGCAGGCAGCTCCTGCTACGATTGAAGAGGTTCAAGAGTAG